The Nocardia arthritidis genome has a window encoding:
- a CDS encoding DUF2550 domain-containing protein, with protein MVLLIILVLLLVFLALASTYRLIMLRRGGTAAILRVLPAKGGQGWRHGLIRYDEDRLVFYKLSSLKLGPDSSIRRQGIEIGDRRGPRGDEYDIMTDEIAVIAVSDSDGSFELALDRGSLAAFLSWVESRPSDRTRRLR; from the coding sequence ATGGTTCTGCTGATCATTCTGGTGTTGCTGCTCGTTTTCCTGGCGCTGGCATCGACCTACCGCCTGATCATGCTGCGCCGCGGCGGGACAGCCGCCATTCTGCGGGTATTACCGGCCAAGGGTGGTCAGGGCTGGCGGCACGGCCTGATTCGTTATGACGAGGACCGTTTGGTCTTCTACAAATTGTCGAGTCTGAAGCTGGGACCGGATTCCTCGATTCGTCGTCAAGGCATCGAGATCGGTGATCGGCGCGGTCCGCGCGGCGACGAGTACGACATCATGACCGATGAGATCGCGGTCATCGCGGTCTCCGACAGCGACGGCAGTTTCGAGCTGGCCCTGGATCGCGGGTCGCTTGCCGCATTTCTTTCCTGGGTGGAGTCCCGTCCGTCCGACCGCACTCGTCGCCTGCGCTGA
- a CDS encoding cob(I)yrinic acid a,c-diamide adenosyltransferase, which produces MSVHLTRIYTRTGDDGTTGLNDFSRVSKNDPRLVAYADCDETNAAIGVAVTLGQPDERILAVLRQVQNDLFDVGADLSTPVVAEPKYPPLRITQPYIDRLEAWCDEFNAELPALNSFILPGGTPLAALLHTARTVARRAERSAWAAIEAYPDDTGVLPAKYLNRLSDLLFILGRVANPDGDVLWKPGGDQANPESGD; this is translated from the coding sequence GTGAGTGTGCATCTGACGCGCATCTATACCCGTACCGGCGACGACGGTACGACCGGTCTCAACGATTTCTCCCGGGTGTCGAAGAACGATCCGCGCCTGGTCGCATACGCCGACTGCGATGAAACCAATGCGGCGATCGGGGTCGCCGTCACGCTCGGGCAGCCGGACGAGCGGATTCTCGCGGTGCTGCGGCAGGTGCAGAACGATCTGTTCGATGTGGGCGCCGACCTGTCGACACCTGTTGTCGCGGAACCGAAGTATCCGCCGCTGCGGATCACCCAGCCGTATATCGATCGGCTGGAGGCGTGGTGCGATGAGTTCAATGCCGAACTGCCCGCGTTGAATTCGTTCATTCTGCCGGGCGGTACCCCGCTTGCCGCGCTGTTGCACACCGCGCGGACGGTGGCGCGACGGGCGGAACGTTCGGCGTGGGCCGCCATCGAGGCGTATCCCGACGACACCGGCGTGCTGCCGGCGAAATATCTGAACCGACTGTCCGACTTGCTTTTCATCCTCGGCCGGGTAGCCAATCCGGACGGCGATGTGCTCTGGAAACCCGGCGGTGATCAGGCAAATCCCGAATCCGGCGACTGA